The sequence TTTTTTTTTTTTTTTTTTTTTTTTTTTTTTTTTTTTTTTTTTTTGTCCAGACTCCCCCTTTACCGCTTTCTAGCGGCCAAAAGCGTTAAAGAGGTTTACCACGCCACTTCCTTTTAGCCTTCGTATGGCGTGATAAACTTTTTGTAACGCTTAGGGGCCTTGAAGGATTTTTCCTTTTTCACCTCCCTTTTTCGGCTGAATTCCACGGAGACCCTTCCGGTTTTCTTATCCAGTATGAGGATTCCCTGATAACTCCTGCCCGCCTTGGAGCGAAGAGTCTTGGGGCCGAGGCGTCCTTTGGCGATGAGTTCCTCCATTTCCCGATCGCTGAGATCGCGGCCGTAAACCCGCCGAAAAAGCCGAAATCCGCACTCTCTGGAACAAAAAGCGCCTTTCGCACCGACCACAAGACGCGCCCCGCAGGCGGGACAGGACACCGAAAGGGAGAGGGCGCTTTCAAAGAGCTCCTTGAAGGTCGAATCGGCTTTCTTTATGCGCTCCACCTGTTGAGCCACGCTTTTTTTGATCTGCCGCATGAAGGATTCGTAGTCGCCCTGTCCCTGAGCGATGCGGGAAAGCATGGTCTCCCAGACCGCGGTGAGGGCGATGTCTCCCACGGAGAGAGCGAGCTTCTGGCAGAGAGCGGCTACCTGAAGGCCCCGATCCGTTACATGGACACGCTCACGCGCAACCCGTATGTAGTTTCGCCGTTTGAGCGTCTCGACGATTTCCGGCCGAGTGGCCGGCGTGCCGATCCCATCCGCCTCGCGGAGAACTTTCCGCAAGCGAGCATCCTTCACATAGCGCCACACATTCCGCATGAGACTTTTAGCAATGGACCCCTCGGTGAACCGGGGTGGGGGTTGCGTCCTTCCGCGGGAGACTTTGATCTCGCGGCGAAGGACCCGCTCCCCCTCCTTAAGAGGGGGCAGGGCGAGCTCGGCGGGTTTCCTCATGTAAGGCCGGTACCAGCGTCGCCAGCCCTCCTTCACCTCGGCACGGCCGCTCGCGGCGAACCGGTACCCACCGGCCTCGAGCACTAGGGTGAGCTTTTCGTCTTCGCCCGCTTCGTCGAAAGCGGCGAAGGTTCGAGCCACAATGAGGTCATAGAGCTTCTCCTCATCAGGGGTGAGCCTTTTCCCCTCCTTTGAGTCGTTTGGGATGATGGCGTGATGATCGGTGAGCTTTGAGTCGTCAAAGACATGCTTTCCGGCTCGGCGCACGGCGCCGTCCGGGTCGGGATGTCCGAGCTTGCGGAGCACTCCGAGGATGAGCCCCCGATTGGCATCCCCGAGGTGCTCGGAGTCCGAGCGGGGATAGGAAATGAGCTGGTGGCGTTCGTAAAGGCTTTGCGCCACATCGAGGGTTTTTTTCAGGGACCAGCCCCACAGCCGGTTGGCCTCGGATTGAAGCTCCGTAAGACTGAAGAGTCGCGGAGGAGGAACGCGCACTTTCGTTCGGCGCGCTTCGATCACGGTGAAGGTCAACGGCAATGATCGGACCACCTCCTTTGCGTCGCGCTCCCGCTTGAACCGGTAAGGCGCGAGGGAAAACCGCTTTCCCTTGGTCGGAGCCCGCTCTGCGGTTTCTTTTTCGGCTTCCGCTTCAGCTTCCTCCTCGGGGCTGAGTTCCCGATCGGACACCTCAGGATACTTCAGAACTGTCTCGCCTCCGACGAGGGGGAGGGTGAACTTGTGTCCTCTGGTTTCGAAGGAAGCATGCACGGTCCAAAAATCCTCGGGCTTGAAGTTGCGTATGGCGAGCTCGCGTTCGGCGAGCACGGCGAGCACCGCCGTCTGCACCCTTCCGAGGGAGAAAAGCTCGCCCCGGACGCCGAACACTTCTCGAACCTTGGCGGTCACCGCCC comes from Thermosulfurimonas sp. F29 and encodes:
- a CDS encoding type IA DNA topoisomerase — translated: MSTLILTEKPLVAEQFAKALRAKFDRDCYRTPDGRYTITWAVGHLLEIDDAVAPQGEWSLADLPIFPAKFRYAPRGGNEKKRREAKERLEAIRKLLREADRVVIATDAGREGELIARLILHHAGWRNWDRTYRFWVSESLTPEVVRDGLASLKPASAYDDLYRSALARQHADWIVGINLTRAVTAKVREVFGVRGELFSLGRVQTAVLAVLAERELAIRNFKPEDFWTVHASFETRGHKFTLPLVGGETVLKYPEVSDRELSPEEEAEAEAEKETAERAPTKGKRFSLAPYRFKRERDAKEVVRSLPLTFTVIEARRTKVRVPPPRLFSLTELQSEANRLWGWSLKKTLDVAQSLYERHQLISYPRSDSEHLGDANRGLILGVLRKLGHPDPDGAVRRAGKHVFDDSKLTDHHAIIPNDSKEGKRLTPDEEKLYDLIVARTFAAFDEAGEDEKLTLVLEAGGYRFAASGRAEVKEGWRRWYRPYMRKPAELALPPLKEGERVLRREIKVSRGRTQPPPRFTEGSIAKSLMRNVWRYVKDARLRKVLREADGIGTPATRPEIVETLKRRNYIRVARERVHVTDRGLQVAALCQKLALSVGDIALTAVWETMLSRIAQGQGDYESFMRQIKKSVAQQVERIKKADSTFKELFESALSLSVSCPACGARLVVGAKGAFCSRECGFRLFRRVYGRDLSDREMEELIAKGRLGPKTLRSKAGRSYQGILILDKKTGRVSVEFSRKREVKKEKSFKAPKRYKKFITPYEG